gacccgcaGGCTCCTCTCGGCGGCCCCCGGCGCCCGGCCCACGTGGGCCAGgctccccccgggggccggggcctccgccggcgcccgccccctccccgcctcagtttccccgggcccgccccctccggccccccccgaCCTGCAGGCTCCTCTCGGCGGCCTCCAGCGCCCGGCCCACGTCGGCCAGGTTGCTCTGCAGCTGCGAGCTCTGCTGGGCCTTGACCTCCAGGTCCCTCCGCATCTTgcaggccacgtcctccagctgagcggggctgggcccgggcggggcctccgggggcgggggccggggccgggggccggggtctcggggccgggggccggggggcccgcgcCCGGCGGAGCTCCTCCTCCAGGGCCCGGGCGCGGGCGGCCAGGTCCCGCAGCTGGCGCACGTAGTCCCGGGTGGCGGCCCGCAGGCCCCGCACGGTCTCCTGGCCCTGGCGCTGGCGGGCCCGCTCCTGCCGCAGCTCGCCCTGCCAGAAGGCCTCCTCGCCCAGCTCCGCCTCGTTCCGCCGCACCAGCCGCTCCAGCCGCAGCAGCTCGGCGGCCTCGGGGGGCTCCCGGCCCGGCGcgggggccgggctcggggcgTCGGGCCGGACCCCCGGCTCCCGGAGCCGCTCGGCGCCCGGGCCGAGGGTCGGCGCCttgccgggggccgggcgggccttGGCGGGCAGGCTGGCCCGGGCGAAGTTGCgctccgggggcggcggcggcgggcagcCGTCCGAGGCCGGCCGCTCGGCCAGGCTGGGCCCCGTGCGCCGCAGCACGAACTGGACGTCGTGGGCGGACTGGCCGCACTGGGCCTGCGTGGCCACCGGGCACTCGTGGGGCAGCAGCTGGCGCTCCTTCTCCCGCAGCCTCTGGATGAGGACGTAGCGCCCGGTCTGGCCTGCGCGCCCCgcgacggggagggagagaagaaccgATCGCCGTCGTGAGGGTCGGAACCGTAAGAGCATCTGCTGATAACCGTCACGATAGtgtcggtgtccgttaagcgcctcccatgcgccgagcgccgttctaagcgccgggggagatacggggtcatcgggttggcccccgtgaggctcacggttagcgCTTACGCGTCTAGACCGAGAGCCCACggtcgggcggggatggtctctgttgccgaactgtactttccaagcgcttagtccagggctcggcacatagcgagcgctcaaaaTATACGATCGAACCAATGAAcggatgtgccaggctctgtactaggcaccggggcggatacgagccaatcgggtgggacgcagtccctgtcccacgtggggctcacggcctccatccccattttacagatgagggaaccgaggcacagagaagggcctcgcccaaagtcccacagtagacaagccgggattagaacccgtgaccttccgactcccaggccccttgctcAATCCACCACGCCAGgctattacggtacttgttgagtgcttactatgtgccaagcactgttctaagcgctagggtggatccaagctgacggggctggacgccgtccctgtcccatgggggctcacagtcttcatccccattttatggaggtgagaactgaggcccagagaagtgaagcgactcgcccagggtcacgcagcagacacgtggcggagccgggattagaaccccggtccttcggaggcccgggtccgggctctacccgctaaccCACGCCGATCTTCCGCCCCGTACCCGAGGATCCCTCCCCGGGGAAGACGCCTGGGGCCCGATGCTCCCGGAGGGGAACCTCGCCCAtcaccccggcccctctccccctcctcccctggggttggggtgggcctCACCAATGGCGCGGGCCAGCGCGATGACCACCTCTTGGCACGAGGTCTTATCCGAGACGCCGCACACCACCCGCTGGACGCCGTCCACCCAGACCTTCAGCTCCAtggcgggaggcggagggggggggagcCAGGAATCCGTTTTCCTGccaggtggagaggggaaggggaggtgagatGAAGGGGGTGACCGTGCCCACAGAAGGAACCAGCCCCCTCCCTTAAAGTCGTGGGAAGCCCGGGGGGCACCGGGGCACCCTTCAGAGGGTCTCGGGGCGCccccgtcgaccccggcccggtCCTTCCCCACCCGACCTCCGACCCACTGGCCCccagatgggggggtggggaggggctccgGGCCCCCGGAGAGGAGGCCAGTGTTGCAGAGGAGAAGGCTCTCTCGTCCTACCCTGTGGGGGCCGCAGAGGATGTTGCAGGATTCGGGCCGGTCCCCGCCTCTCCTGCTCCGGAATgaggggggagagttgggggggggggtcgggggggggggagctcctGGGAAAAGCTTCCCTGCCCCATTCCCTCcgagcccctccccctccccttcctatgggatgggggaagggggtcgCCTGGGAACCAACCCCCCACCAAGAGGCCGCGGGCCCACAAAGGGGGATTAGCGCCGGGTTCATTCACTGGGGAGAAAAGACCCTTCCTCGATGCTTCAAAAGGCCGAATGCGAACTTGCGGGGCCCCTCTCTCCCacaggggggaggggtggtggatttccccctctcccccattcctcctcctcccccccaccgtgCTGATTTCAACTCCGGGGTCTACGCGGCTAGAGCGAGTCCATTCACCTGCAGAATAAGACCACCGCCGGCTCTTGGAGGCATTTGGACAGAGCGGGGCTTCCCCCGGcacctgtcccaagcgctcagtacagtgctctgcacatagcaatgatgatgatgatgatgacgatatctgttaagcgctttctccgtgccaggcaccgttctaagcgctgggggggggggatacaaggtcgtcaggttgtcccgtcttcatccccattttgcagaggagggaactgaggcccagagaagtgaagggactgcccaaagtcacacagctgacgagaggcgggggcgggattagaacccgcgacctctgactcccaagcccgggctctcgccactgagccacgccgcttctctgcattgagtagatgctcaataaatgccaccgaatgaATGCTGCCCCGAGGACAACCAGCCGGGACCGCCCGGACACCTATTAGTCGGTCAGTTGTAGTTACTCGAGCGCTcatcgggtgcggagcactggactaagcgcttgggagaggacgaaagaagaataaacggacacattccctgcccgcgacgggttgacagtctagaggaggagacagacgttaacagaaatgaataaacgacgggcataagtgctgtggggctgggagtggggatgaataataataatggcatttgctaagtgcttactctgtgccaagcactgttctaagtgctgggggagacactgggtaatccggttgtcccacgtggggctcaccgtcttcatccccattttacagatgaggtaacaggcacggagaagttaaagtgactggcccaaagtcacccagctgccaagtggcggagccgggattagaacccacgacctctggctcctctgctctttccactgagccaccctgcttctctagatcaagggagctagtcaggcgaggcagaagggagtgggagaaaaggagggaggggctgagtccgggaaggcctcgtggaggagatgcgccttcaagaaGGCTTACTGGGGGAAAGCGTGGGggtctggacccagtccctgtcccatgtggggctcagtcttcatccccattttccagatgaggaaactaaggcacagagaagtgaagtctctggcccgaggtcacacagcagataggctaGGAGGAGCACcaccgcctcccctcctcctcctgagtcccacatgggacctgataataataatgttggtatttgttaagcgctcactacgtgcagggcaccgttctaagcgctgggggagacacaagggaatcaggttgtcccccgtggggctcaccgtcttcatccccattttacagatgaggtcactgaggcccagagaagtgaagtgactcgcccacagtcacccagctgacaagtggcagagccgggattcgaacccatgacctctgactccaaagcccgggctctgtccaacgagccacgctccttctcttttgTACCTGCCCCGGCggcccttaattcagtgcttggcacatagtgggtgcttgaCAGATGCGCATGGGCtaggaagtcaaaaggtcatgcgttctaattccggctccgccacttgtcagctgagtgaccctgggcaagtcgcttcactgctctgggcctcagtgacctcatctggaaaagggggatgaagactgggagtcccacatgggtcagggactccgTCTAACCCgatcgcttagactgtgagcccactgatgggcagggatggtctcgaccTGTCGCCAAAgtgttccaagcatttagtacagtgctccgcacatagtaagcgctcaataaatacgaccgaacgaatgaattagccgggaccttccccagcgctcagaacagtgcccggcacatagtaagcgcttctccccctccccatcgccccaactcgctccctttgctatccccctcccggccccacagcactcgtacgtatatatgtacatattcataactctaataataataattatgttggtatttgttaagcgcttactgtgtgcagagcactgctctaagcgctggggtagatgcagggtaatctggtcgtcccacgtgaggctcacaatctaaatgcccattttacacgaggtaactgaggcacagagaagatatcaatgatgcgtatatagctataattctattgatttctaTCGATGCCTGGTtatctgttttgctgtctgtctcccccgcttctggacggtgagcccgctgttgggtaggggttgtctctctgttgctgaattgtactttccgagcgctcagtccagtgctctgcacgcagcaagcgctcaataaataccatcgaatgaatgaatggtgaatgaatgaatgaacaaagaccattttaaaaaatatacaatTAGGGGAGGGAGCGCGGgcgccccccgccggccgccgcggAGACTGCAGGCGGGGAGGGCCTGCCCCTTTAAGAAC
This portion of the Ornithorhynchus anatinus isolate Pmale09 chromosome 3, mOrnAna1.pri.v4, whole genome shotgun sequence genome encodes:
- the RASSF7 gene encoding ras association domain-containing protein 7; the encoded protein is MELKVWVDGVQRVVCGVSDKTSCQEVVIALARAIGQTGRYVLIQRLREKERQLLPHECPVATQAQCGQSAHDVQFVLRRTGPSLAERPASDGCPPPPPPERNFARASLPAKARPAPGKAPTLGPGAERLREPGVRPDAPSPAPAPGREPPEAAELLRLERLVRRNEAELGEEAFWQGELRQERARQRQGQETVRGLRAATRDYVRQLRDLAARARALEEELRRARAPRPPAPRPRPPAPMRRDLEVKAQQSSQLQSNLADVGRALEAAERSLQAQTRELEDLNKELRQCNLQQFIQQTGATVTPPACPPPGPAPSPRGNSAVSARQSAWR